In a genomic window of Polycladomyces subterraneus:
- the cydD gene encoding thiol reductant ABC exporter subunit CydD, translated as MKEIRIHIKQLVRQIRMVRVLLAVTVGVGLTSGVLLILQAYYLARVVNAVFLEHAPLHQVSPWLWILCGLIITRGVLTWLDQAVAAHLAVRVKTDLRRRLIAHLLRLGPVWTAQEQRGELVNTAMTGIEQLESFLSRYLPQMALSALMPLAIFGFVLTRDSLTSFILAVAAPLIIFFMILIGKAAESASSRQWQQLSLLAARFLDVLEGLTTLKVFGRSRARAEWMGRASEAYRLATMRTLRVAFLSSFLLELFATLSTAVVAVTLGLRLVSDRMPFFTAFLILLLTPEFFQPLRALGSEFHAGLNGVTAAGRIFEILEAKSPSLVQEGWKIEKDVRVSCASDKDLHRDLQPKHGPKRAPWIPTHHGSRNDPFTIDFVHVTFSYDPGLPPILHDINLTVHPGETLALVGPSGAGKSTLLDLLQGFLRPTAGEIRINGQSLSDWPIEEWRRQMAVLRQHTHIFAGTVMDNLLLARPNASMEEVISAARTAKAHDWIISLPQGYSTPLGEGGYGLSGGQIQRLAVARALLKDSPLVLLDEPTAHLDPETECSMQEGIARLLAGRTVIVVAHRLSTVKRANRIIVMEDGKIVEQGTHTELMAVQGMYRRLRTAYAGGEEA; from the coding sequence TTGAAGGAAATTCGTATACATATCAAGCAGCTTGTACGACAAATACGAATGGTTCGCGTGCTTCTGGCCGTCACTGTGGGAGTAGGGTTGACGAGCGGAGTGCTGTTGATCCTTCAGGCCTATTACCTGGCCCGCGTGGTCAACGCTGTGTTTTTGGAGCACGCTCCATTGCATCAGGTCAGTCCTTGGCTTTGGATCTTATGCGGTCTTATCATCACCCGCGGTGTTCTCACTTGGCTGGATCAGGCGGTCGCAGCGCATCTGGCTGTGCGTGTAAAAACGGATTTGCGTCGCCGGCTGATCGCACATCTGTTGCGTCTTGGGCCGGTTTGGACAGCCCAAGAGCAACGCGGCGAGTTGGTCAACACGGCGATGACCGGAATTGAACAGTTGGAAAGCTTTTTATCCCGATATCTTCCGCAAATGGCACTGTCGGCGTTGATGCCGTTGGCCATTTTCGGTTTCGTGCTGACACGCGACAGTTTAACGTCGTTCATTCTTGCAGTGGCTGCGCCATTGATCATATTCTTTATGATTTTGATCGGCAAAGCGGCAGAATCGGCCAGCTCGCGTCAATGGCAGCAATTAAGCTTGCTCGCTGCACGGTTTCTTGATGTCTTGGAAGGCTTGACCACGCTGAAGGTTTTTGGACGCAGCCGCGCTCGGGCGGAGTGGATGGGGCGTGCAAGTGAAGCCTATCGCTTGGCGACGATGCGTACCCTTCGGGTTGCTTTTTTGTCTTCTTTTTTACTGGAATTATTTGCTACGCTAAGCACAGCAGTTGTCGCCGTTACACTCGGCTTACGCTTGGTTTCTGATCGTATGCCCTTTTTCACGGCTTTTTTGATCCTGTTGTTGACACCTGAATTTTTTCAGCCCCTTCGGGCACTGGGGAGCGAGTTTCATGCAGGTCTCAACGGAGTGACTGCTGCCGGAAGAATATTCGAGATTCTCGAAGCCAAATCGCCCAGCCTGGTACAGGAAGGTTGGAAGATCGAAAAGGATGTGCGTGTATCCTGTGCATCTGATAAAGATCTCCACAGGGATTTGCAACCCAAACACGGGCCAAAGAGGGCACCGTGGATACCAACACATCATGGATCGCGGAATGATCCGTTCACAATTGATTTCGTCCATGTCACTTTTTCATACGATCCCGGATTGCCGCCAATATTACACGATATCAATCTAACTGTTCACCCCGGTGAAACACTGGCGCTGGTCGGGCCCAGTGGAGCGGGTAAAAGCACGCTCCTCGACCTATTGCAGGGTTTTTTGCGCCCAACGGCTGGGGAGATCCGTATCAACGGTCAATCGTTAAGTGATTGGCCAATCGAGGAATGGCGAAGACAAATGGCGGTGTTACGTCAACACACGCATATCTTTGCCGGCACCGTTATGGATAATTTGCTCCTGGCTCGTCCCAACGCTTCTATGGAGGAGGTTATTTCGGCTGCGCGTACGGCAAAGGCACATGATTGGATTATCTCTTTGCCCCAAGGGTATAGCACCCCCTTAGGTGAAGGCGGATACGGTTTAAGCGGGGGGCAGATCCAAAGATTGGCGGTGGCACGGGCTTTGCTCAAGGACTCTCCGCTGGTGCTGCTCGATGAACCTACCGCCCACCTTGACCCGGAAACCGAATGTTCGATGCAGGAAGGGATCGCGCGGCTTCTTGCGGGGCGCACGGTGATTGTGGTTGCTCATCGTCTGAGCACGGTGAAGCGGGCGAATCGGATCATTGTAATGGAAGACGGAAAGATTGTTGAACAAGGAACCCACACGGAACTGATGGCTGTTCAAGGAATGTATCGGCGATTACGCACCGCGTATGCCGGAGGTGAAGAAGCGTGA
- the hpf gene encoding ribosome hibernation-promoting factor, HPF/YfiA family, protein MNYVIRGNNLEVTDALRSFIEKKISRLEKYFNTPPSADAHISLSVIRDDHKVEVTIPFPGVLVRAEEKSADMYASIDLVVEKLERQIRKYKTKINRKLRQEGSLRSQLVENENTTNAFVNGEDVPIEVVRTKRFHLKPMDVEEAIMQMELLGHHFFVFSNAETDKVNVVYRRKDGRYGLIEPE, encoded by the coding sequence ATGAATTATGTCATTCGTGGGAATAACCTTGAAGTGACGGATGCTTTGCGGAGTTTTATCGAAAAAAAGATCAGCCGTCTGGAAAAGTATTTCAACACCCCTCCTTCCGCCGATGCACACATCTCCCTCAGCGTGATCCGCGATGATCACAAGGTGGAAGTGACGATTCCTTTTCCGGGCGTGCTGGTTCGCGCGGAAGAAAAAAGCGCGGACATGTATGCTTCCATCGATCTGGTCGTGGAAAAATTGGAACGTCAGATCCGGAAGTACAAAACCAAGATCAACCGCAAACTCCGTCAGGAAGGAAGCCTCCGTTCGCAGCTTGTTGAAAACGAAAACACAACAAACGCTTTCGTGAATGGGGAAGACGTACCTATCGAAGTGGTTCGTACGAAGCGTTTTCACTTGAAACCGATGGATGTGGAAGAAGCCATCATGCAAATGGAACTGCTCGGACATCACTTCTTTGTGTTCTCCAATGCAGAGACTGATAAAGTGAACGTAGTATACCGCAGAAAAGACGGGCGTTACGGTTTGATCGAGCCAGAGTGA
- a CDS encoding cupin domain-containing protein, with amino-acid sequence MKQGIAGEKGVARTQVLEFDQGIVVNLQLKAGKKIPRHHANCHVLVFVISGEVWFGVSDQRFHLKAGSFLHMNPYEEHDIEAIQDSSLLVIKTGSQTGCNLHA; translated from the coding sequence ATGAAACAAGGAATTGCTGGTGAAAAAGGGGTTGCCCGTACTCAAGTGTTGGAGTTTGACCAAGGAATCGTTGTGAACCTGCAATTAAAAGCGGGGAAAAAAATTCCCCGACACCATGCGAATTGTCATGTGCTCGTTTTTGTGATCAGCGGAGAAGTATGGTTTGGTGTATCTGACCAACGATTCCACTTAAAAGCGGGTTCCTTCCTTCACATGAATCCGTATGAGGAACATGATATTGAAGCGATACAAGATTCCAGCTTGCTCGTTATAAAAACAGGTTCCCAAACTGGTTGTAATCTTCATGCTTGA
- a CDS encoding hemerythrin domain-containing protein, producing the protein MAKPSYQPNLDLTDWKKTDTREFDKILMIVAPELHSFIEEHATLSQLMDQVREGYHAELYHKALDTIGHELEHHFLYEEKYILSRLANHITETEVGPIAKLKSEHNIIRKHYQEAMALFQNHDPENPSHELIQKMGLLAYLLKKHIEKEDHYLFPLFSVILTQEEKTAIAHDVHLHTSTRKE; encoded by the coding sequence ATGGCAAAACCGAGCTATCAACCCAATCTGGATTTAACGGATTGGAAAAAAACAGATACACGGGAATTCGATAAAATTCTAATGATCGTAGCACCCGAACTACATTCTTTTATCGAAGAACACGCTACTTTAAGCCAGTTGATGGATCAGGTAAGGGAAGGCTATCATGCCGAGCTTTACCACAAGGCTTTGGATACAATCGGTCATGAATTGGAGCATCATTTTTTGTACGAAGAAAAATATATTCTTTCTCGTTTGGCAAATCATATCACAGAGACGGAAGTGGGTCCCATCGCCAAATTAAAAAGCGAACACAACATCATCCGGAAACATTATCAAGAAGCAATGGCCCTGTTTCAAAATCATGATCCCGAAAACCCTTCACATGAACTCATACAAAAAATGGGGCTGCTTGCCTATCTGTTAAAAAAACATATTGAGAAGGAGGATCATTACCTGTTCCCATTGTTTAGCGTGATTTTGACTCAAGAGGAAAAAACGGCGATCGCCCATGATGTCCATCTTCATACATCAACCAGAAAAGAATGA
- a CDS encoding Crp/Fnr family transcriptional regulator yields the protein MDRKFEILKRVPLFSGLTDDDLEKIARITVLRNYRKNSTIFVEGQQLRTVYFIQSGIVKVTKVEKNGNEQVICLLQKGDMFPHVGFFGDSPYPGTAVTVTDSQLLAVSTDDFDRLLDSNPLIAKSVMKMMDKRLLYLQKRLQEVISGDVHRKVVVTLLRLVEEYGIRREDGVFVSIPLTHQDFANMLGMSRESVNRVLNQLKKDQLLDINRKGILIYDPDVLQRTLSPVKE from the coding sequence TTGGACCGGAAATTCGAGATTCTCAAACGTGTTCCGCTGTTCAGTGGACTAACAGATGATGATTTGGAGAAAATCGCACGTATAACGGTTTTAAGAAACTATCGAAAGAATTCAACGATCTTTGTGGAGGGACAGCAGCTTCGCACGGTCTACTTCATTCAATCGGGGATCGTTAAGGTCACTAAGGTCGAGAAAAACGGAAACGAGCAGGTCATCTGTCTTCTGCAAAAAGGGGATATGTTTCCCCATGTGGGATTTTTCGGCGATTCACCGTATCCCGGAACGGCTGTAACTGTTACGGACAGCCAATTGTTAGCGGTATCGACGGATGACTTCGATCGATTGTTGGATTCGAATCCACTCATCGCAAAATCAGTCATGAAAATGATGGATAAAAGGCTTCTTTATTTGCAAAAACGCTTGCAAGAGGTGATTTCGGGAGATGTCCATCGAAAAGTTGTGGTGACCTTGTTACGGTTGGTGGAGGAATACGGAATTCGGAGGGAAGATGGGGTTTTCGTTTCCATTCCGTTAACCCATCAAGATTTTGCCAATATGTTGGGAATGTCACGTGAATCGGTGAACCGTGTGCTTAACCAACTAAAAAAAGATCAGTTGCTTGATATCAATCGAAAAGGCATCTTGATTTACGATCCGGATGTACTGCAACGTACACTCTCCCCTGTTAAAGAATGA
- the hcp gene encoding hydroxylamine reductase, giving the protein MFCHQCEQTPMGGCKIIGVCGKNEVIASLQDILVFGLKGIAAYRTHAYQLGYTDPLVDATTHEALYMTLTNSNFNEQEHFEMAMKVGQAAIRVMELLDRAHTERFGIPQPVRVSQNKIEGKAILVTGHNLLALEKLLEQTMDKGINIYTHSEMLPAHGYPKLKKYPHLKGNIGKSWFDQRRLFERFPGAILATTNCVMPIKGTYADRFFSYDVAGLEGVQKIENDDFTPLIKRALELPEVNIESDQELVTGFHHETVLGIAPEIIQAVKDGKIKRFFVIAGCDAPGKGGEYYRKLATSLPPETVILTTSCGKFRFNDVDYGVVPGTDIPRYIDLGQCNNSISTVKIAAALAEAFGCEINELPVSIVLSWFEQKAVAILLGLFSLGIQDIRIGPKAPEFISPGVLQVLQERFGLKLIGDVQADMQVMLT; this is encoded by the coding sequence ATGTTTTGTCACCAATGTGAGCAGACACCAATGGGTGGATGTAAAATTATCGGAGTTTGTGGAAAAAACGAAGTGATCGCTAGTCTGCAAGATATTTTGGTTTTTGGGTTAAAAGGGATCGCTGCATATCGTACACATGCTTATCAGCTCGGATATACAGACCCGTTAGTAGATGCTACCACACATGAAGCACTTTACATGACACTGACCAATTCCAACTTTAATGAGCAAGAGCATTTTGAGATGGCGATGAAAGTTGGGCAAGCAGCGATCCGGGTGATGGAATTGCTAGATCGAGCTCATACAGAACGCTTTGGGATTCCACAGCCCGTTCGTGTTAGCCAAAATAAAATAGAAGGAAAAGCAATTTTGGTAACAGGGCACAATTTGCTTGCACTTGAAAAATTATTAGAGCAAACGATGGATAAAGGGATCAATATATATACACATTCAGAAATGTTACCAGCACATGGTTATCCTAAATTGAAAAAGTATCCTCATTTAAAAGGGAACATCGGGAAATCATGGTTTGATCAAAGAAGGCTCTTTGAAAGATTCCCAGGCGCTATTTTAGCAACAACGAACTGTGTCATGCCCATTAAAGGTACATATGCAGACCGCTTCTTCTCTTACGATGTAGCTGGGCTTGAAGGAGTACAAAAAATTGAAAATGATGATTTTACACCATTGATTAAGCGTGCTTTAGAGCTTCCGGAAGTGAATATAGAGTCTGATCAAGAGCTCGTTACAGGTTTCCACCATGAGACAGTACTGGGAATAGCGCCGGAAATTATCCAGGCTGTGAAAGATGGAAAAATTAAGCGCTTCTTTGTCATTGCAGGTTGTGATGCTCCAGGGAAAGGTGGCGAATATTATCGAAAATTAGCCACATCCTTGCCACCAGAAACGGTTATTCTAACCACTTCTTGCGGCAAGTTTCGCTTTAACGATGTAGATTACGGAGTCGTACCAGGTACAGATATTCCACGCTATATTGATTTAGGACAATGTAATAATTCGATTTCCACTGTGAAGATTGCGGCTGCACTAGCCGAAGCATTTGGATGTGAGATAAACGAACTGCCAGTCAGTATCGTGTTATCTTGGTTTGAGCAAAAAGCAGTTGCCATCCTATTGGGGTTGTTTAGCTTAGGTATTCAAGATATCCGTATTGGACCGAAAGCTCCTGAGTTTATTTCGCCAGGCGTGTTGCAAGTATTACAAGAGAGATTTGGCTTAAAATTGATTGGGGATGTACAAGCAGATATGCAAGTCATGTTAACGTAG